One region of Oceanispirochaeta sp. genomic DNA includes:
- a CDS encoding mechanosensitive ion channel domain-containing protein → MTQNISLGSISLPFSILGFITRVMLPFIFMILLYGLLLWGFRRILGLTKLKESTKVQTIRYFRLIMKLLVVAGLAASVGNLLGTEVYSWYSRFLGFLNRPFFVSGNTRISFVTLLMLMPVFYIASWSGKYARKLLDSSLFEQFGLDEAKRFSIGSMARYVVMTMAFLFGLSIVGIDLSALSVILGVMGIGLGFGLQSIVANFFAGLIIISTRPIKEGDRILINGMDGIVQHIRFISTDIKTFENQNIIIPNSHFVDNAVHNYSYTDRHIIIVNEVAVSYNSDLERVRVILEEINERNPYKLGGSENIVRILSFGDNGINVSLRSLIRDVTFKFDAFSWTNMEIWKQFKKEGIEIPFPQRDVHIKSMPVPEYPADESRES, encoded by the coding sequence ATGACACAAAATATCTCACTGGGCAGTATATCCCTTCCTTTCAGTATTCTAGGATTTATCACAAGAGTCATGTTGCCATTTATTTTCATGATTCTTCTCTATGGATTGCTCCTTTGGGGATTCAGGAGAATCCTGGGTCTGACAAAACTGAAAGAGAGTACCAAAGTTCAGACCATCAGATATTTTCGTCTGATTATGAAGTTACTCGTTGTTGCCGGTCTTGCCGCCTCGGTGGGAAACCTTCTGGGAACAGAGGTCTATTCCTGGTATAGCCGTTTTCTCGGCTTCCTGAACAGGCCCTTCTTTGTTTCAGGGAATACCCGGATATCCTTTGTGACCCTTTTAATGCTGATGCCTGTGTTTTATATAGCTTCCTGGTCGGGAAAATATGCCAGAAAGCTCTTAGATTCCTCACTGTTTGAACAGTTCGGTCTGGATGAGGCTAAACGGTTTTCCATAGGAAGTATGGCCCGGTACGTCGTCATGACAATGGCTTTTCTCTTTGGACTATCCATTGTAGGAATTGACCTGTCTGCATTGAGCGTCATCCTGGGTGTTATGGGTATTGGGCTCGGTTTCGGTCTTCAGAGCATTGTAGCAAACTTCTTTGCCGGTCTGATTATCATATCCACCAGGCCGATTAAGGAGGGTGACCGAATCCTGATCAATGGAATGGATGGAATCGTTCAGCATATCCGTTTCATCTCAACGGACATAAAAACTTTTGAAAATCAGAATATTATCATTCCCAATTCCCATTTTGTGGACAATGCTGTTCATAACTATTCCTATACAGACCGGCATATTATCATTGTGAATGAAGTGGCAGTCTCATACAATTCCGATCTTGAAAGAGTCCGGGTCATACTGGAAGAGATTAATGAGAGGAATCCATATAAATTAGGAGGGTCTGAAAACATTGTCCGCATACTCTCCTTTGGAGACAATGGGATCAATGTAAGCCTCAGAAGCCTGATTAGAGATGTTACTTTTAAGTTTGATGCCTTTTCCTGGACGAATATGGAGATCTGGAAACAATTTAAAAAAGAGGGTATTGAGATTCCTTTTCCCCAGAGAGATGTTCATATCAAATCTATGCCCGTGCCGGAATATCCTGCCGATGAGAGTCGTGAAAGTTAG